ATGTATGAATTACAATCCACAGGTACACATAACTACCGGCTACAAATGACATCTTCAAAAATATCATAGATACAATCATTGTTTTTGACAATTAGTTAAGCACCTGGAAGTCTGATGTGGATGATGAGGCGTCCACCGCTCATGGTCGACAACAATATAGTCAAATATCGATTTCGGTGAATATCAATCGGGATTGGGTCATTATATTTCGGCCAATATCGATGAAATATCGGCCAATATCTGTGAAATATCGGCATCTCAGATAAACACCAAAACCGATATTATCGGCGATATCTCGACCATCTCAGCCAAAATTAACTACTGGTCAGACAATTACTAATTCTAAAGCATACCGCTCACCAACTGGACTAGTcttgaaaatcaaattcaaatcatACTTTTGACCAGCTAGACATGCTAATATTCGAGTTTACAATCATATCTCTACCCACCTAGACTATACTTTGTTCGTTTTCCGGCTAGACTATCCCTAATTTGAATTCCCGCCGGCAATACTTGCCGCAGGAAAAATTGCAAACAAACATTCCCTAAAATCTCATTTGACAGTACATTTTTAGAGAGAAAGAGGGCGGGAGGGAAATCCCCAAATAACAGCTCAGCTCAGCTCACACAGGTATATTAATAAGTAAACCAAAATCTTCAATTTTTCATTCCCCTTAAAAACTCGTTCatggtggaagaaaaaaaaaaccctattcCTTGTTCCTCCTTGGAATCAATCAATTTTTCATTCCCCCTTTTGGTTTGTAGAATCAAATTCTATTCTCCTTTTAGCTTTTGACCTATAAAGATCCAATCTTTTCTCATTTTTGCTGAATTCAGTTTTTCCAGTCTAGagagaaagttagggttttgattttgattttgtgtttGTTGAAATAGAAAGATGACGATTGAAGGGGATTTATTAGATGATATAATAAGAAGATTACTTGGAGCAAAGAAAGGAAGAGTAGTAAAAGATGTTGATTTAAGTGATTCTGAGATTAAACAACTTTGTGTTACTTCAAGAGCTATCTTTCTTGAACAACCTAATCTGCTTGAACTTGAAGCTCCTGTTAAAATCTGTGGTAAATACTTTATTTCTTTTACCCCCTTTTTGATTCTGATTctgttgattttagggatttgagttgtttgatttttttattatGGAGATATGGATTGACTGTATTCAAGTTTTTTGATTTGGGTTCTTACAATTATGTTTTGCTGAATTGATTGTTCAGTTATAGATGTTGTGCTAGTTGTGGTTCTTTTTATGGTTGGATTGAGTAGGTTTAAGTTTTGTGTTTCGTTttggtatgtgattgattttgtGAATTTGCGGAAGCAATGAATTGTTGTTGGTTGAATCGATTGTGAGGAGGTTAGATTGTAGGTTGTGTGTTTGACTTGAGTTCTAGGAGACCTTATGCTGTATGTTAAACAATAAGTTGAAGAATTCTTGTCGATTTGTGTTTGACGGTTGCTGTTGCAACATTGATAACGGGGATTTAGATGTCTAATATTGTTCTGGAATGGAGATATGCTCTTGCTTGTCTGCTTGATGTCGCAGAATGATGGAATATAGCAAAAAATGGTCAACTGAAAGAAGTCAAAATCCCGATTTCTTATCTTGTCATCGACTGTTCTGTGTATGGTTGGATCATTGGTTGAAGAAGATAGGTAAAGCATGTATCAATTCGTTGATTGtcatagaaaaagaaaaacaaactgaaATCTGTAATTTGTAGAACGTAGTCCATTAGTTGGTGTACATAGAGAGGTGTTGATCCTTGGTGATTGCATTATATATCTTAGTGTTGAACAGATTACAAGGATAGATTACAGCTTGTGTGTTTGACTTTGTTCTAGGGAGACTTTATGCTAGATATTAAACAATAAGTCGAAGAATTCTCGTCGATGTATGTTTGAGCGTCAGTGGGTTGTTGTTGGAACATGGGTAATAGGAATTTTGGATGCATAATGTTTGCTCTTGCCCTTCTGCGTGATGTAGGAGAATGATGGAATGTAGCAAAAAATGGTCAACTGAAGGAACTAAAAATCCTGATTGCTTATCATGTCATTGAATTTTCTGTGTATGATGTTGGATCATTAATTGATAAGTGAACCATGTATCAATTTGTTGGTGTCATACAAAGAAACTGAAAACTGTATCGTGCAGAATGTAGTCCATTTGTTGGTAAAGAACTAGAGGTGGTTATCCTTGGTTAAGAATGAGGGTTGTTGTTGGAACATGAGTCATGGGGATTTTGGATGAATAATATTGTTCTTGAATGGAAATTTGCTCTTGGTCGTCTGCGTGATGTCGTAGAATGATGGAATATAGCAAAAAGATGGCAACTGAAGGAACTAAAAATCCTGGTTGCTTATCTTGGCTTTCAATTTTCTCTGTATGATGTCGGATCTCTGCTTGGAGAAGAGTGAAGCATGTATCAAGCCCGTTGATGTCTTATGAAAAACACTATATCTTTCATAAACCGGATGTTGTAATTTGTAGAATGTAGTGCATTAGATGGTAAAGAACGAGAAAATTCATGCTTTGATCTTTGGAAATTTTATCTAAATGGGTCTGGATTTCATTAGAAGTTTTTGAATGTTTCAGGGGTTCATTCTTTCGGTTTTAGATAAGTCCTTTGGAATTATGGAATCATTGTTCTTCTGTTCAACATTACAATACCATAAAATACCTAGGTTGCAATTCACTGAGAACAGCTTTTCATGGAAATTTCTGAGCGGCCACCTTTAATTTTGCAGGTGATGTTCATGGTCAGTATTCTGATCTTCTTCGACTGTTTGAATATGGTGGATTGCCTCCAAATGCAAACTACTTGTTCTTGGGTGACTATGTTGATCGTGGTAAACAGTGCATAGAGACCATTTGCCTTCTTCTAGCATACAAAATCAAGTACCCCGAAAACTTCTTTCTACTCAGAGGCAATCACGAGTGTGCATCCATCAACCGAATATACGGGTTCTATGATGAATGTAAGAGGAGGTATAGTGTCCGCCTTTGGAAAGTTTTCACCGATTGCTTCAACTGCCTACCTGTTGCTGCTATTGTGGGAGAAAAAATTATATGTATGCACGGAGGATTGTCACCTAAATTGCATAGCTTGGATGATATTAGGAAACTCTCTCGCCCTGCTGATGTGCCTGATCATGGCCTTCTCTGTGATTTGCTCTGGGCAGATCCTGATAAAAGCACTGAAGGTTGGGCTGCAAATGATAGAGGTGTATCCTTTACATTCGGGTCTGAGCAGGTTACTGAATTCCTTCAGAAACATGATCTCGATCTAATTTGCCGAGCTCACCAGGTAAAGTAACTCCAGTAACAGATTAACTAATTTCACTTCCTTAGTCAACCTTACTGGAAACTTTGTACAACGTTATTTTAAAGTTAGTGCAGCATCACATGTGCTGCTTTGGTTAACTTATCCTTAACGTAGATAATCTGATGCGCATAGATGTGGATATAAATAACTTTTTGGCATGTCTTTCTCGATGCAATTTGTATCCCAAGTTGATGATATGTCTTTCGGTGTGGATATAGTGGTCCAGAGATTCTGACAAATGATAACATTGTCAAATTATAGTGGCTCATTATTTGAATCGTGTTCCTCCACTTGTTTGTTTTCCTTAACTAGTTTCTCTTATTCATGTATCTTCATAGGTTGTAGAAGATGGATATGAATTCTTTGCAAAACGACAGCTGGTTACAATATTCTCGGCCCCAAATTATTGTGGGGAGTTTGACAATGCTGGTGCAATGATGAGTGTGGATGAATCTTTGACTTGTGCATTTCAAATTCTTAGACCTTCTAAGAAAGGTTTCCGTAGTTACACAAAACCTGGAACACCGCCATATAAGGTACAGCATCGCTCTTTTAACAGCTCGGATTCATTTTCAATCAGCGTTAATAAGTAGGCAACATCTATCACCAACTAATAGACAATATTTTATGTTCGTAGCCTGACGGACGTCCTGTAAATCAATTGCTGTTTAGGATGTTATTATTTACGGCCATTATGTTCTCTCTACAATACATCATATGCAAATTATTTTCTTGCCATCTATAATTAGGTAAGGACAAAACAGGACAGGTGACATGTACTATTGAATTGAGCACTTTAAAACATAGTGTATTTTGCCAGATGTTTAGGTTCCCTCATCTGACAGCACTAACTTTTCCGTCTAGACTGACTGGATCCATGAACATTGAGCAATTGTCTCAAGCCACTTTAGTAGGTTTGATCATCAATGTCATACATGATTCAGCCTGACCGATATTTCTTTGCATTTTCAGTTCATCGATGGATGACAATGGACAAGGCTATATAATTCAAGAGAAGAAGAACACGACTGACTTGAGGATGTTTGGTAACTTTTATTTCATTTTTCCTGAGTAGACTCCAAAACTTGAACTCGATCTTGCATGGCCTAGCATGGGTTTTCAAATACAGGTTGCTACATAATACGGCCGCTGAAAAGTGAAATAGATATACTACACATACGAAAGAAACATAAAGATTTGCCTCATATACGAATACGAGCCAGATACCCGTATGTAAATTTGAATTGTAGATGACCTTAAAACTTTGTTCTGTTCTTGTGAATCGCTTGTttggtgtgttttttttttgtctttcgcTTCTTTTTGTTACTTTGCCGTATACAGTTGATGTAAGTCAGGCTTAAAGATATACAAAAACAAGGAAAAGGAGAGAAAAATACAGTTTCTTATTGCACTTTGGTGCTGTATGTACATTATATGAACTTACTTTTCACAATTTCATTTTGTTCGGCAGCTTTATAATCTGACCAGCACTTTCTGGGTTAGCGAA
This portion of the Papaver somniferum cultivar HN1 chromosome 11, ASM357369v1, whole genome shotgun sequence genome encodes:
- the LOC113325444 gene encoding serine/threonine-protein phosphatase PP1-like isoform X1, whose translation is MTIEGDLLDDIIRRLLGAKKGRVVKDVDLSDSEIKQLCVTSRAIFLEQPNLLELEAPVKICGDVHGQYSDLLRLFEYGGLPPNANYLFLGDYVDRGKQCIETICLLLAYKIKYPENFFLLRGNHECASINRIYGFYDECKRRYSVRLWKVFTDCFNCLPVAAIVGEKIICMHGGLSPKLHSLDDIRKLSRPADVPDHGLLCDLLWADPDKSTEGWAANDRGVSFTFGSEQVTEFLQKHDLDLICRAHQVVEDGYEFFAKRQLVTIFSAPNYCGEFDNAGAMMSVDESLTCAFQILRPSKKGFRSYTKPGTPPYKPDGRPVNQLLFRMLLFTAIMFSLQYIICKLFSCHL
- the LOC113325444 gene encoding serine/threonine-protein phosphatase PP1-like isoform X2, yielding MTIEGDLLDDIIRRLLGAKKGRVVKDVDLSDSEIKQLCVTSRAIFLEQPNLLELEAPVKICGDVHGQYSDLLRLFEYGGLPPNANYLFLGDYVDRGKQCIETICLLLAYKIKYPENFFLLRGNHECASINRIYGFYDECKRRYSVRLWKVFTDCFNCLPVAAIVGEKIICMHGGLSPKLHSLDDIRKLSRPADVPDHGLLCDLLWADPDKSTEGWAANDRGVSFTFGSEQVTEFLQKHDLDLICRAHQVVEDGYEFFAKRQLVTIFSAPNYCGEFDNAGAMMSVDESLTCAFQILRPSKKGFRSYTKPGTPPYKFIDG